One bacterium genomic region harbors:
- the uvrC gene encoding excinuclease ABC subunit UvrC, whose product MELKAKAGQFPASPGVYLMKDEGGRIIYVGKAVNLRARVKSYFREGADGRPQIPLLMERARDIEFIVTESEKEAFFLENSLIKRHHPRFNVDLRDDKTYYSLRLPVKDRFPRLTLVRKVKDDGALYFGPYSSARDLHDTIDLIHKVFPLRHCSEREFTSRKRPCLYQATRGCKAPCSGLISEEEYRHLVDEVVLFLNGKNKKLIQLLKNGMERAAIEERFEEAALLRDRIRAVETTLEKQKVVSHGGIDKDVVGWVREGSEAQAAILVIRSGLLIDRRGYYMKNLFEDDEETLAEFVRRYYGGERIIPAQILLGTGIGHEAEAIGEWLTEKRGKKVTILNPRRGEGVSLLRLADKNARELLDQRRKSKVGFETALEELRVRLSLPHPPRKIECYDISNIQGTAPVASMVAFLDGMPLKEGYRKFSIKSVAGQDDFAMMAEVIRRRFSRSEDGWEWPDLVVIDGGPGQLSAAKVAMEEAGAGQVPVIGLAKSRPIPGAEGVKTPERIFLPGRKNPLILSRNSSALFILQRIRDEAHRFAVEYHRKRRSTSTISSALDGISGVGVARRKALLKRFGSVAGILRASAEEIAGVEGIGKNLAETILKSLGEKQKGRP is encoded by the coding sequence ATGGAGCTAAAGGCAAAGGCAGGACAATTCCCGGCCTCCCCCGGCGTCTACCTGATGAAGGACGAGGGCGGGAGGATAATCTACGTCGGCAAGGCCGTAAACCTGCGCGCAAGGGTGAAAAGCTACTTCCGCGAGGGGGCCGACGGGCGGCCGCAGATACCCCTCCTCATGGAGCGGGCCAGGGATATCGAGTTCATCGTCACGGAGTCCGAAAAGGAAGCCTTTTTCCTTGAGAACTCCCTCATCAAGCGCCACCACCCCCGCTTCAACGTAGACCTTCGCGACGACAAGACCTACTACTCGCTGAGGCTTCCCGTCAAGGACCGCTTCCCCCGGCTGACGCTGGTGAGGAAGGTAAAAGACGACGGGGCGCTCTACTTCGGCCCCTACTCCTCCGCTCGCGACCTTCACGACACCATTGACCTCATACACAAGGTTTTCCCGTTAAGACATTGTTCGGAAAGGGAATTTACGTCCCGAAAAAGGCCCTGCCTCTATCAGGCGACGAGAGGCTGCAAGGCCCCCTGCTCCGGCCTCATTTCCGAGGAGGAGTACCGCCACCTAGTCGATGAGGTCGTTCTCTTCCTCAATGGAAAAAACAAAAAGTTAATCCAGCTTCTAAAGAATGGAATGGAAAGAGCCGCCATAGAAGAGAGATTCGAGGAGGCGGCGCTCCTTCGCGACAGGATACGCGCCGTGGAGACCACTCTGGAGAAACAAAAGGTCGTCTCCCACGGAGGAATCGACAAGGATGTCGTAGGGTGGGTGCGCGAGGGCAGCGAGGCGCAGGCGGCGATTCTGGTCATACGCTCCGGCCTTCTTATCGACCGGCGCGGCTATTACATGAAAAACCTTTTCGAGGACGACGAGGAGACTCTCGCCGAGTTCGTCAGGCGCTACTACGGCGGAGAGAGGATAATCCCCGCGCAGATACTCCTGGGGACCGGCATCGGACACGAGGCTGAGGCTATCGGCGAGTGGCTGACGGAAAAGCGGGGCAAAAAGGTCACTATCCTTAATCCGCGCAGGGGCGAAGGTGTTTCCCTCCTCCGGCTGGCCGACAAAAACGCGAGAGAGCTGCTCGACCAGCGGAGAAAGAGCAAGGTGGGCTTTGAGACCGCGCTCGAAGAGCTGCGGGTCCGCCTCTCCCTCCCCCACCCTCCGCGGAAAATCGAGTGCTACGACATCTCCAACATACAGGGGACCGCCCCCGTCGCCTCGATGGTGGCCTTTCTCGACGGAATGCCGCTGAAAGAAGGGTACCGGAAGTTCTCGATAAAGTCGGTGGCGGGTCAGGACGATTTCGCGATGATGGCCGAAGTGATAAGGCGGCGGTTTTCCCGCTCCGAAGACGGGTGGGAGTGGCCCGACCTGGTGGTAATAGACGGCGGTCCCGGCCAGCTTTCGGCTGCGAAAGTTGCAATGGAAGAGGCTGGCGCGGGGCAGGTGCCGGTAATAGGGCTAGCCAAATCGCGCCCGATTCCCGGGGCGGAAGGGGTGAAAACCCCGGAGCGAATCTTCCTGCCGGGCAGAAAGAACCCCCTCATACTTTCCCGCAATTCCTCGGCCCTCTTCATACTCCAGCGCATCCGCGACGAGGCCCACCGCTTCGCCGTCGAGTACCACAGGAAGCGCCGCTCTACCTCCACGATATCCTCCGCCCTCGACGGAATAAGCGGCGTCGGCGTTGCGAGGAGAAAGGCGCTTTTAAAGCGCTTCGGCAGCGTAGCGGGGATTCTGCGCGCTTCGGCGGAGGAGATCGCCGGGGTCGAGGGAATCGGAAAGAATCTCGCGGAAACGATACTCAAAAGCCTCGGCGAAAAACAAAAGGGCCGCCCATAG
- a CDS encoding S1 RNA-binding domain-containing protein: protein MTTGRVSLALPKRYMTEGKSLFRRLNIPPASSERDSGARREAHEGNAMNDELTPQPESAEEEAPAVTETATEEITSATEETIPTAETVQPAEAAEVPAQSAEDSSEDFAKMLEEKGAKPERTPRTGEKVTCTVVSVSSEWVFVSFGGKSEGAIARVEFADEGAETRDETGRPPVPAPGAELEAYVLAFRDGEIHLTTRLSRREQSRTAIYDAFVAGVPVEGRVAKVIKGGFEVRVSDFRAFCPLSQIDLRWPKEPEIHVGQIYPFKVVEYKDKGRNIIVSRRALLEAEMVTKRDEIKKKINLGEIVTGRVRNVQSFGAFVELGGVDGLIPVSEMAWERVEDPAKILTEGQEVTAKVIGVDWEKDRISLSLKALEGDPWSSVAERFPVGSKVKGTVARLTNFGAFVNLEPGIDGMIHISALGTEKRLKHPKEAINIGDEVEAEVVAVEPEKRRISLSMEYKLQEGLGSLPRTGEVIRGTVEKIVDFGVFLRLPSGHLGLIPNAEMNTKKGTDHGQMLRPKDEMDVKVLEIEENGRKIRLSVKALVRDRERQMQKEYETYKGSDTVSFGTFGDLLKASKEKS, encoded by the coding sequence ATGACGACAGGGCGTGTATCCTTGGCCCTCCCAAAAAGGTACATGACCGAAGGAAAATCCCTCTTTCGCCGCCTGAACATACCGCCAGCCTCAAGTGAGCGCGACAGCGGCGCGCGCCGCGAGGCCCATGAAGGAAACGCCATGAACGATGAACTGACGCCCCAACCGGAGTCCGCGGAAGAAGAAGCACCCGCGGTAACAGAGACCGCCACTGAAGAAATAACCTCCGCCACTGAAGAAACAATCCCCACCGCCGAGACCGTCCAGCCGGCCGAAGCCGCCGAAGTTCCGGCTCAGAGCGCCGAAGACAGCTCCGAAGATTTCGCGAAGATGCTCGAAGAAAAGGGCGCGAAGCCCGAGCGCACCCCGAGAACCGGAGAAAAGGTTACCTGCACGGTAGTCAGCGTCTCCAGCGAGTGGGTTTTCGTCAGTTTCGGCGGAAAGTCCGAGGGCGCGATCGCCCGCGTCGAATTCGCCGACGAGGGAGCGGAGACCAGGGACGAAACCGGACGTCCTCCCGTGCCCGCGCCGGGCGCCGAACTCGAAGCCTACGTTCTCGCCTTCCGTGACGGCGAGATACACCTGACGACCAGGCTCAGCCGCCGCGAGCAGTCACGCACCGCCATCTACGACGCCTTTGTCGCCGGAGTCCCGGTCGAGGGCAGGGTGGCCAAGGTGATAAAGGGCGGCTTTGAAGTCCGTGTCAGCGATTTTCGGGCTTTCTGCCCGCTCTCCCAGATAGACCTGCGCTGGCCCAAGGAACCCGAAATACACGTCGGGCAGATATATCCCTTCAAGGTCGTCGAATACAAAGACAAGGGCAGAAACATAATCGTCTCCAGAAGAGCTCTTCTCGAAGCCGAGATGGTCACCAAACGCGACGAGATCAAGAAGAAGATCAACCTTGGCGAAATTGTCACCGGCAGGGTAAGAAACGTGCAGAGCTTCGGCGCTTTCGTCGAGCTTGGCGGCGTGGACGGCCTCATACCGGTCTCCGAAATGGCCTGGGAGAGGGTGGAAGACCCCGCCAAGATACTCACCGAGGGGCAGGAAGTGACCGCTAAGGTTATCGGCGTCGATTGGGAGAAAGACAGGATCAGCCTTTCGCTCAAGGCTCTCGAAGGCGACCCGTGGAGCTCCGTGGCCGAGCGCTTCCCCGTAGGCTCGAAGGTCAAGGGCACGGTTGCGAGGCTCACCAACTTCGGAGCCTTCGTAAACCTCGAACCCGGCATCGACGGGATGATCCACATCTCCGCTCTGGGCACCGAAAAGCGGCTCAAGCACCCCAAGGAAGCGATAAATATCGGAGACGAGGTCGAGGCGGAAGTCGTCGCCGTCGAGCCGGAGAAGCGCCGTATATCCCTCTCGATGGAGTACAAGCTGCAGGAAGGGCTCGGCAGCCTGCCCCGCACCGGCGAGGTCATCCGCGGGACCGTAGAGAAAATAGTCGATTTCGGCGTCTTCCTCCGCCTGCCTTCCGGCCACCTCGGGCTCATTCCCAACGCCGAGATGAACACGAAGAAGGGCACAGACCACGGCCAGATGCTTCGCCCCAAGGACGAGATGGACGTAAAGGTGCTGGAGATAGAGGAGAACGGCAGGAAGATACGCCTCTCCGTCAAGGCCCTTGTGCGCGACCGCGAGCGCCAGATGCAGAAGGAATACGAGACCTACAAAGGCTCCGACACGGTTTCCTTCGGCACCTTCGGCGACCTTCTCAAGGCTTCTAAAGAGAAGAGCTGA